The Candidatus Poribacteria bacterium region TGATGGTGTTCTCCAATTCTGGCACGAACATCCTCCCCGTTGAAATGGCGATGGGGGCGAAAACGCGGAATCTTCCGCTTATAGCGGTGACTTCCATCGCACATAGCCGTTCATCAACATCGAAGCACACCTCTGGCAAACGCCTGTTTGAAATCGCTGACCTAACGATCGACAACTGCAACCCACCGGGTGATGCTGTCGTGGATGTCCCAAATCTGGCGTATCCAGTCGGTCCCACATCCAGCATTGGGACGCTCTCAATCGTCAATGCAATTAAATGCCGAGTTGCTGAACTTTTGACAGAACGTGGAAAACCGCCTGTTGTCCTGACCGGTGCTCATTTCCTCGGTCCCGAAGAATCAGCGAAGCAGATTGAGAGGGCTTATGACGATTATAAGGCGCGTGTACAGGGAAGTTAGCACGATACGATTTTTCCGTTGACTTTTCCCGGGCAAATCCGTATACTTTAAGAAGCACGAAAAAATGCCGGATTCCCTGAAGCAAATTTGCATCCGATGGACATTCCGACACCGAAAACGACTTATAGAATTGCTGTGATGGGTGGAACGTTCAACCCAATTCACTACGCACATCTGATCAGTGCCGAGCAGGTTCGGACAGGATTAGGCTACGACAAGATCCTGTTCATCCCTTCTGCCAGGCCACCACATAAGGTTGCAGACGCTGACATTATTGAACCGGAACATCGGTACCAGATGGTACTCTCGGCAATCGCAGAGAATCCACACTTTGAGGTGTCACGCATTGAATTGGAACGAGCCGGTCCGTCATATACTATTGAGACGCTGAAAACCCTGAAAAAACGCTATGGGGAATCCACCGAACTGGCATGGATTATCGGGGCAGAT contains the following coding sequences:
- a CDS encoding SIS domain-containing protein, which encodes MSTSDLRYLHVAQDVLKQIEATQTDAIAQASEMCAETIAADGLVYLFGSGHSRMPVEEIFPRYGSFPGFFPIVELAVTFHNQVVGCNGQRQALFLENVSGYAEVILRNFTFGPHDCMMVFSNSGTNILPVEMAMGAKTRNLPLIAVTSIAHSRSSTSKHTSGKRLFEIADLTIDNCNPPGDAVVDVPNLAYPVGPTSSIGTLSIVNAIKCRVAELLTERGKPPVVLTGAHFLGPEESAKQIERAYDDYKARVQGS
- the nadD gene encoding nicotinate-nucleotide adenylyltransferase, translated to MDIPTPKTTYRIAVMGGTFNPIHYAHLISAEQVRTGLGYDKILFIPSARPPHKVADADIIEPEHRYQMVLSAIAENPHFEVSRIELERAGPSYTIETLKTLKKRYGESTELAWIIGADSLIEYKVWRDFDEVLARCVMIATTRPNYDLNRVPLEIRKRVTTFPVTGVDISATVIRERIRKGLSIQYLVPEKVHSYIHRYQLYQ